The Bdellovibrio bacteriovorus W nucleotide sequence TGTACATGTACGCTTGGAAACAAGGTATTAAAACGACTTATTACCTACGCTCTCGTCCTGCGACGAAAATCGCTAAAACGACGGTTCGTATGAATAATAATGGAACGGTTGCAGCTTCTAGCACTCCACAAACAATGGATGCTTCAGCGCCAGCTCCAGAAGCTAAAAAGACTTACACTGACGAAGAAGTGATTGCTTGTTCTCTGGAAAATCCAGAGGCATGCGAAGCTTGTCAGTAACCCTCAAAACAAAAAGGCCCGCTCTTGGGCGGAGCCTTTTTTTTTAAATATCTAATTATCTCACAAGAGTGAAGAAAGTGATTGAGTCATGCTTTTAAATCCAGGTTTTAATCTTACACTTCGTCCAATGAAATACCCTGTTTTCTACGAAATGTACAAAAACGGTATCAAGAACACTTGGACTGTGGATGAAGTTGATTTCTCAACAGACGTTAACGATCTACACACTAAAATGTCTCCAGCAGAGCGCCACCTTATTTCTCGTCTAGTTGCTTTCTTTGCAACGGGTGACTCTATTGTTGGTAATAACCTTGTATTGAATCTTTATAAACACGTAAACTCTCCAGAAGGTCGTATGTACCTTTCTCGTCAGCTTTACGAAGAAGCTTTGCACGTTCAGTTCTATCTAACTCTTTTGGATACTTACATTCCAAATCCAGAAGAAAGAACTGAAGCGTTTGCTGCTATTGAAAACATTCCTTCTATTAAGAAAAAAGCAGACTTCTGCTTTAAGTGGATGGATTCCATCAACGAGCTAGAAGAACTAAGAACTCTTGAAGATCGCCGTCGCTTTATCATGAACATGGTGTGTTTTGCGACTTGTGTAGAAGGTCTATTCTTCTATGCAGCTTTTGCTTACGTTTATTTCTTGCGCTCAAAAGGTCTTTTATCGGGCCTAGCATCTGGTACTAACTGGGTATTCCGTGACGAGTCTATGCACATGGCTTTTGCGATTGAAGTTATTAAGACTGCGCGTAAAGAAGAGCCAGAGCTTTTCAACTCGCAAATGGAAGACATGGTTACGCAAATGCTTGAAGACGCTATTGAGTGTGAGATGGAATTTGCAAACGACGTTCTACACCTAGGTGTAGCAGGTCTTTCGCCAAAAGATATGCGTCAATACCTAGAGTATTGTGCGGACCAACGTTTAGAGAGCTTAAACATTGCTCCTCGTTACAACGTATCTAATCCGTTCTCTTTCATGGAACTTCAAGATATGCAGGAATTAGCAAACTTCTTCGAAAGACGTGTGTCAGCTTACCAAGTTGGTGTGAGCGGTGCAGTTTCTTTTGACGAATCATTCTAATTTTTAGAGAATAGTTTGAACTTCAAAAATAAAAGGGGAGTT carries:
- a CDS encoding ribonucleoside-diphosphate reductase (COG0208 Ribonucleotide reductase, beta subunit), producing the protein MLLNPGFNLTLRPMKYPVFYEMYKNGIKNTWTVDEVDFSTDVNDLHTKMSPAERHLISRLVAFFATGDSIVGNNLVLNLYKHVNSPEGRMYLSRQLYEEALHVQFYLTLLDTYIPNPEERTEAFAAIENIPSIKKKADFCFKWMDSINELEELRTLEDRRRFIMNMVCFATCVEGLFFYAAFAYVYFLRSKGLLSGLASGTNWVFRDESMHMAFAIEVIKTARKEEPELFNSQMEDMVTQMLEDAIECEMEFANDVLHLGVAGLSPKDMRQYLEYCADQRLESLNIAPRYNVSNPFSFMELQDMQELANFFERRVSAYQVGVSGAVSFDESF